Proteins encoded within one genomic window of Brassica rapa cultivar Chiifu-401-42 chromosome A09, CAAS_Brap_v3.01, whole genome shotgun sequence:
- the LOC103843093 gene encoding defensin-like protein 163, whose product MAKLVCSCLFISMLVLSAFLALPSADGADIRRCSVVLNLSKPCTFQECQPLCIQKYKGTGLCLGDNIKNSKCNCEYNC is encoded by the exons atGGCAAAATTAGTTTGTTCTTGTCTGTTCATCTCCATGCTTGTTCTATCTG cATTTTTGGCTTTGCCAAGTGCAGATGGAGCGGATATAAGAAGGTGCAGTGTGGTGTTGAACCTAAGCAAGCCATGCACTTTTCAAGAATGCCAACCACTTTGTATTCAGAAGTACAAGGGGACTGGCCTTTGTCTCGGAGATAACATTAAGAACTCGAAATGCAATTGTGAATATAATTGTTAa
- the LOC103843092 gene encoding protein DETOXIFICATION 31, whose translation MEKDNSFMDPFLTSTEELDQATQKALMNYLGVGSRASSLVSFSSTAVDIPPISNVKDFAREFRIESKKLWKLAGPAIFTSIAQFSLGAITQVFAGHISTIALAAVSIENSVIAGFSFGIMLGMGSALETLCGQAFGAGKVSLLGVYLQRSWVILTVTALILSLLYIFAAPILTFIGQTAGISAMAGIFSIYMIPQIFAYAINFPSAKFLQSQSKIMVMAAISGAALVIHTLLTWLVMSKFHWGLPGLAFVLNTSWWFIVVAQVVYIFSGTCGEAWSGFTWEAFHNLWGFIKLSLASAVMLCLEIWYFMALVLFAGYLKNAEVSVAALSICMNILGWAAMVSVGINAAVSVRVSNELGASHPRAAKFSLVVAVILSSVMGMAIAAVLLIFRDEYPVLFVEDEVVRNVVRELTPMLAFCIVINNVQPVLSGVAVGAGWQAVVAYVNIACYYLFGVPFGLLLGFKLEYGVMGIWWGMMTGTFVQSIVLTWMICKTNWDKEAAMAEERIREWGGSEEKENLLN comes from the exons ATGGAGAAAGATAACAGTTTCATGGATCCGTTTCTGACCTCGACGGAGGAACTTGACCAGGCAACTCAGAAAGCATTGATGAATTATCTAGGAGTCGGAAGCAGAGCATCTTCTCTTGTCTCATTCTCCTCTACCGCCGTCGATATCCCGCCGATCTCCAACGTCAAAGACTTCGCCAGAGAGTTTAGAATCGAGTCTAAGAAGCTATGGAAGCTAGCCGGCCCGGCCATTTTCACATCGATAGCCCAGTTCTCTCTAGGAGCCATCACTCAGGTTTTCGCCGGACATATTAGCACCATCGCCCTCGCTGCCGTCTCCATTGAGAACTCTGTCATCGCCGGTTTCTCCTTCGGTATCATG CTTGGAATGGGAAGCGCGCTGGAAACGTTATGCGGACAAGCGTTTGGAGCAGGAAAAGTATCGCTGCTCGGCGTTTACTTACAACGTTCATGGGTGATTCTAACCGTAACCGCTCTCATCCTTTCTCTTCTCTACATCTTCGCCGCTCCAATCCTAACATTCATAGGCCAAACCGCGGGGATCTCGGCCATGGCCGGAATATTCTCCATCTACATGATCCCACAAATCTTTGCCTACGCCATAAATTTCCCGAGCGCAAAGTTTTTGCAGTCGCAAAGCAAGATCATGGTCATGGCAGCAATCTCTGGTGCGGCTCTTGTGATCCACACGTTGCTCACATGGCTAGTCATGTCTAAGTTTCATTGGGGACTTCCCGGTTTGGCTTTTGTGCTTAACACGTCGTGGTGGTTCATCGTTGTGGCACAAGTAGTGTATATATTTAGTGGTACTTGTGGAGAAGCTTGGTCTGGATTCACGTGGGAGGCTTTTCACAATTTGTGGGGTTTTATCAAATTGTCATTGGCTTCTGCTGTCATGCTTTG TTTGGAGATTTGGTATTTCATGGCGCTCGTATTATTTGCTGGATATTTGAAGAATGCTGAAGTCTCCGTAGCGGCACTCTCCATATG CATGAATATTTTGGGATGGGCAGCAATGGTTTCAGTTGGGATAAACGCAGCTGTAAG TGTGAGAGTGTCAAATGAGCTTGGAGCTAGCCACCCAAGAGCGGCCAAGTTCTCTCTAGTTGTTGCCGTGATATTATCGTCAGTAATGGGAATGGCTATAGCCGCGGTCCTACTCATCTTCCGAGACGAGTACCCGGTATTGTTTGTGGAAGATGAAGTTGTTAGGAATGTGGTTAGAGAACTCACACCAATGCTTGCCTTCTGCATTGTCATCAACAATGTTCAACCTGTATTGTCTG GAGTGGCTGTGGGAGCAGGATGGCAAGCGGTTGTTGCGTATGTGAACATAGCTTGCTATTACTTATTTGGAGTCCCATTTGGTCTATTGTTGGGATTTAAGCTTGAATATGGAGTGATG gGAATCTGGTGGGGGATGATGACGGGAACATTTGTTCAATCGATAGTTTTGACTTGGATGATCTGCAAAACCAATTGGGACAAAGAG GCTGCAATGGCAGAAGAGAGGATAAGAGAATGGGGAGGATCAGAAGAGAAAGAGAATCTTTTGAACTAA
- the LOC103843090 gene encoding plant intracellular Ras-group-related LRR protein 3: MDHDLEIFPLLSYALHHSDPASHAPPSLSVQHSLANRYPLLTNPHVISTLIESIPSTITQTLHVFASLGPRPDPSSVSSARAKIAQIRETDPSSLSPEDAAKEEQIYVTVVKLEEVHEGYEKQLRGLEEKLSEVYASAVESLDGGDEVNEEVLEILDGGGVERIDLSDRRLKLLPEALGNNVSLVSLNLSRNDLKLLPDTISGLEKLEELDVSSNLLESLPDSFGLLLNLRVLNVSGNKLTYLPESITQCRSLVELDASFNNLASLPANIGYGLLNLERLSIHLNKLRYFPNSICEMRSLRYLDAHMNEIHGLPIAIGRLTSLEVLNLSSNFSDLTELPDTISDLANLKELDVSNNQIRVLPDSFFRLEKLEKLNLDQNPLEFPPQEMVNQGAEGVREYMRKRWEEMAEEEQLRSVIEAEKQQGGVTGWLSWGSSIVSNLLSGGTQSGGANKPKEDSYMDQLL; encoded by the exons ATGGATCACGATCTCGAGATCTTCCCCTTACTCTCCTACGCCCTCCACCACTCCGATCCCGCTTCCCACGCGCCACCGTCTCTCTCCGTCCAACACTCCCTCGCCAATCGCTACCCTCTTCTCACAAACCCTCACGTCATCTCCACGCTGATCGAATCAATCCCCAGCACCATCACGCAGACCCTCCACGTCTTCGCCTCGCTAGGCCCCCGCCCCGATCCTTCGTCCGTCTCCTCCGCTCGTGCCAAGATCGCTCAGATCCGAGAGACTGATCCATCCTCGTTGTCTCCCGAGGATGCTGCCAAGGAGGAGCAGATCTACGTTACGGTTGTGAAGTTGGAGGAAGTTCACGAAGG GTACGAGAAGCAGCTTAGGGGTTTGGAGGAGAAGCTGAGTGAGGTTTATGCCTCGGCGGTTGAGTCGTTGGACGGTGGCGATGAAGTGAACGAGGAGGTTCTTGAGATTCTCGATGGTGGAGGAGTTGAGAGGATCGATCTCTCTGATCGTCGGCTTAAGCTTCTCCCTGAAGCTTTAGGGAATAACGTCTCTTTGGTTTCTTTGAATCTCTCTCGCAACGATCTCAAG TTACTACCTGATACAATCTCAGGGCTTGAGAAGCTAGAGGAGCTTGATGTATCTTCAAACCTTCTCGAGTCTCTTCCCGACTCTTTCGGACTGTTACTTAACCTGAGGGTCTTAAACGTATCCGGGAACAAGCTAACTTATCTCCCGGAGAGCATAACTCAGTGCAG GTCACTAGTGGAGTTAGACGCGAGCTTCAACAACTTGGCTTCTCTCCCTGCAAACATTGGATACGGGCTACTCAACCTCGAAAGGCTATCGATCCATCTGAACAAACTCCGTTATTTCCCTAACTCCATATGCGAGATGCGTTCGCTAAGGTATCTAGACGCGCACATGAACGAGATCCACGGCCTTCCGATAGCTATAGGGAGACTCACGAGCCTCGAAGTCTTGAACTTGAGCAGCAACTTCAGCGACTTGACTGAGCTACCCGACACCATCTCTGATTTAGCTAACCTCAAGGAGTTGGACGTCAGCAACAACCAGATCAGAGTCTTGCCGGACTCGTTTTTCAGGTTGGAGAAGCTGGAGAAGCTGAACTTGGACCAGAACCCGTTGGAGTTCCCTCCGCAAGAGATGGTTAACCAAGGCGCTGAAGGTGTGAGAGAGTATATGAGGAAGAGATGGGAGGAGATGGCTGAGGAAGAGCAACTGAGGAGTGTGATTGAGGCTGAGAAGCAACAGGGAGGAGTAACGGGTTGGCTTTCGTGGGGAAGCTCCATTGTTAGTAATCTTCTTTCTGGAGGTACTCAGAGTGGTGGAGCTAATAAGCCTAAAGAAGACTCGTATATGGATCAACTGCTCTAA